A segment of the Romboutsia sp. 13368 genome:
TCTTTGACCTAAGTTGTAGTTTTCTATAACATCTGGATGTAATTCACCAAAAGTTCCTATATATATATTATTATACACTATTTTTGCACATCTTCCTGGGTGGAATGTTAAATTTGTAGTTTCAGGTTCTATTTCATAACCTTTTAATCCTGCATTATTAAGTACAGATTCTACAACACCTTTTAATACAAAGAAGTCTACTTCTTTACCATACATTCCTACACAGTATTTCTTAGTTTCTACTGGTAATCCTTCTTGTGGTGTAAATGTATTTCCACATTCAAATGCAGATACTTCTTCTACTTTATGAGATATATTTGTAGATATAACATCTAACATATTAGGTATTAAAGTAGTTCTCATTACAGAAGTTTCTTCACCTAATGGGTTTATTATCTTAACAAAGTTTCTCTTTTCATCATCACATGCTAAGTTTATTTTGTCTACGCCTCTTGGGCTTACAAATGAATATGTTAATATTTCATTTAATCCACAAGCTATTGAGTTAGCTTTTACACTGTCTATGAATTTTTGCTTATCAGTTTTAACACCTGCAGTAGCATTTCCTTCTAAATCAGCAGCTGGTATATTATCATATCCATATATTCTAGCTATTTCTTCTAATATATCTGCATCTTCAGTTATATCTAATCTAAATGTTGGTACTTCTAATTCTAATACTTCTGAAGATACTAAGTTACATTTGAATTCTAAGCTTTCTAATATATTTATGAATTGGTCCATAGGTACATTAACACCTAATAATTTATTTATTCTTACTGGGTTAACAGTTACTTTTTGAACTTCTTCTTTTTGTGGGTAATGGTCAAGCATTCCATTAAGAACTCTACCACATCCTAATTCTTCTATTAATTGACATGCTCTATTAACAGCAACTTCTGCTAAGTTTATATCTATTCCTTTTTCAAATCTTGAAGATGCTTCTGTTCTAAGACCTAATTTCTTAGATGTAGCTCTTATGTTTTCTTTAGCAAAACTTGCACCTTCTATTAATATTGATGTTGTTGTATCTTTTATTTCTGAGTTTTCTCCACCCATTATTCCTGCTAAGTCTAAAGTTTTATCTTGGTTTCCTATTACTAACATATCTGATGTTAAAGTTCTTTCAACACCATCTAATGTAGTAAACTTTTCACCTTCTTCAGCCATTTTAACAGTCATCTTATTGTATTTTATATCATCTAAATCAAATGCATGAAGTGGTTGTCCAAGTTCTAACATAACATAGTTTGTTATATCTACTATGTTGCTTATCGGTCTCATTCCAGCTTCTATAAGCTTTCTTTGCATCCAGTATGGAGATGGTCCTACTTTAACATCCTTAACAACTTTACCGCAGTATCTTTTACATAAATCTGTTTGTATATCTATTTCAAATTGCATTTCTTCATCTGAACCATTTACTTTTATTTCTGGATATTTTAATTCTTTTCCTAAAGTAACAGCAGCTTCTCTAGCTATACCTATTATAGATCTACAGTCTGGTCTATTTGAAGTTATTTCAAATTCTATTAATGCATCATTTATTCCTAAAACTTCTCTTACATCTGTTCCTAGCTCAAATGAATCTTGATGGTCTAATATATATATTCCATCTTTTTTGTGTTCTTCAACAAATGCAGATGGTATAGTTAATTCTTCAGCACCACAGAACATCCCTTCTGATAATACTCCTCTTAACTTACCTTTCTTTATTTTGAAGTCTCCAGGTAATACTGCACCTATTCTAGCAACTGGTACATAATCTCCTACTTTTATATTTGTAGCATTCGTTACTATTTGAAGTATTTCTCCGTTTGCAACTTCAACTTTTGTAACTTTTAATCTATCTGCATCTGGATGTTGTTCTATTTCAAGTATTTTACATACTTCAACCCCATTTGTTTCTTTTCCAAAGTAATCTACTTTCTCAACCTTTGACCCTGTCATAGTCATCATATCAGCAAATTCTTGTGTATCTACATCTATATCAACATAGTCTCTAAGCCATTTTAAAGGTACTAACATATTCAAACCCTCCTAATTAAAATTGATCTAAAAATCTCATATCATTTTCGAATAATAATCTTATATCATCTATTTCATATTTAAGCATAGTTATTCTATCTACACCCATACCGAAAGCAAATCCACTATAAACTTCTGGATCTATTCCACAGTTTCTAAGTACATTTGGATGAACCATACCTGCACCTAATATTTCTATCCATCCTTCTTGTTTACACATAGGACATCCAGCACCTTGACACTTAAAACAAGTAACGTCTACTTCTGCACTTGGTTCTGTGAATGGGAAGTTGTGTGGTCTAAATTTAGTTTTTGTATTTTCTCCGAATAACTTCTTAACGAACATATCTAATGTTCCTTTTAATTGAGCCATWGTTACATCTTTACCAACTACAAGTCCTTCTATTTGATGGAACATTGGTGAATGTGTAGCATCTGGAGCATCAAATCTGAAACATCTTCCTGGAGCTATTATTTTTATAGGTAATTCTTGACCTTTCATAGTTCTAACCTGAACTGGAGATGTTTGAGTTCTAAGTAATAATTCACTATTTATGTAGAATGTATCACTCATATCTCTAGATGGATGGTCTATTGGTGCATTTAATGCATCAAAGTTATTCTCTACTGTTTCAACTTCTGGACCTTCACCTATAGAGAATCCCATTCCCATAAATATTTCACTTACTTCATCTATTATTTGAGATATAGGATGTTTCTTTCCTACTTTTACAGCTTTTGCTGGCATAGTAACATCTATAACCTCTTCAGCTAATTTTCTTTGTTTTTCTATAGATTTTAATTCTTCTTTCTTTGAAGATATACTTCCTTCTATAGATTCTCTTACTTTGTTAGCAACTTGTCCTATAACTGGTCTTTCTTCTGCAGATAACTTACCCATTTCTTTAAGGATAGCAGTTATTTCACCTTTTTTACCTAAGTACTTAACTCTTAGACTTTCTACAGCTTCTATACTAGAAGTATCTTTAATTTCATTTAAAGCAGCTTCTTGTAAATTAAGTAATTTTTCTTGCACTATTAATCATCCTTTCACTATTTATTTACATATTAAAAAAGCCCTTCATCCCAATCTAGGGACGAAAGACTATTATTTCGCGGTACCACCCTAGYAGYTTMWWRTWAWWWAWKTMAWWYYWCYTGCACTATTAATCATCCTTTCACTATTTATTTACATATTAAAAAAAGCCCTTCATCCCAATCTAGGGACGAAAGACTATTATTTCGCGGTACCACCCTAGTAGTTTAAAATTATAAATTTTAAACCACCTCAAATAAACTTAACGCGTTTTAACGTTAAAGCCTACTATTAATTTCAGCTTTAATACTCCAGAGCGAACTTCTTTTAAATGCTTAGAAAGTACTTTCAGCCATGGTACTTATCTCTGAACTAAGTTAATTCAAAATACTTTTCTCTTTCATTGTATTTCAAAGTATAGTTTTTAATTAATTATAACATATTAAATATGATATTAACAACTTCTAAACTAAGTATTTTTTAATTTCATACATTAATATTGCAGAGCTTATTGCTGCATTTAAAGACTCTGCCTTTCCGTATATAGGTATTTTAACCAGTACATCTGATTTTGATACTAATTCATCATTTATTCCATTAGCTTCATTACCTATTACTAATGCAGTTTTATAGTTGTACTCTACTGTATTATAATAATTATTTGTATCTAAGTAACTTGATACTATATCAAAGTTCTTTAATTTAAGAATTCTTATTGCTTCTTCTTGAGTAGCATGAATTACATTCATATCAAATATAGAACCCATAGTTGATCTTATTACCTTTGGATTGTATATATCAACACATCCTTTTAATGCTATTATTGCATCTACTCCAGCTGCATCTGCAGTTCTTATTATTGTTCCCATATTACCTGGATCTTGTATTCTATCTAATATTAATACAAATCTATTATCATCAGTTAAGTTTTCTTCTAAACTTCTTTGTTTAAATTTAACAACACCTATTATACCTTGAGTATTTTCAGTATCTGTTAAATCTTCAAATATTTTATTTGTAGTTTTATATACTCTTATATCTTTACTCTTTAATATATCTAAGAAATCTTTATGTTCTTGTTTTTTTTCAAAATCTTCATTTATAAATACATAATCTAACTTTGCTTTGCATTCTATAGCAAGAGTTAATATTCTATATCCTTCTATTATAAATTTTGATTCTTTGCTTCTATTTTTTGATTTTAATAATGATTTAGTATATTTTACTTTGTCATTATCCTTAGCTGTTATCATCATAGACATAGCTATTTTCTCCTAATTATATCTTTATTTTCTGAAGTAATACTACTTATATTACTACTTTGTCCTATTAAAACTAATATACTTCCTTCTTTAAGTTGCTCAGTAGGATGCGGAGTTACATTTATACTCTTTCCATTCTTTATCGCAAGTATACTAATTTCATATTTTGCTCTTAAATCTAATTCTATAAGTGTTTTTCCTACCCAACTCTTTGGTGTAACTGTTTCTACTATAGAATATTCTGGGTCTAACTCAATATGGTCAAGTATATTATCTGAAACTAGGTTATGAGCAACTCTAACACCCATATCTCTTTCAGGGAATACCACTCTATCAGCTCCTATTTTATAAAGAACTTTTGCTTGTAATTCATCCTTTGCTTTACAAACAATTTGAGATACACCCATTTCTTTAGCTATAAGTGTAGCCATTATAGATGCCCTTATATCTGAGCCTATTGCTATTATTGCTACATCAAAATTTCCTAATCCAATTGATCTTAAAGCTAGCTCATCTGTAACATCTACTATAGCTGCATGTGTAACTTTGTCAACTATATTTTGAACTATTTCTTCACTCTTATCTATAGCCATTACTTGATGACCTAATAGATGCATAGTTGTAGCTACTGAAGATCCAAATCTTCCACATCCTATAACTATATATTGTTTCATAACTTTTACCTCTCCATATACTAAATAAATTTATTTTATTTATCCAACTATTATTTTACCTTCTGGGTATCTAATAGGAGGATTTTTCTTTATTCCTTTTGATGTTAATGCCATAAATATAGTTAAAGATCCAACTCTACCAATAAACATAAACATTATTATAAATATTTTTCCTAAAACACTTAAATTTGGACTTCCACCTATACTAAGCCCAACAGTGGCAATAGCAGATACTACTTCAAATCCAACTTCAAGTATACTAAAATCTGGATCTGTTATAGATATAATAAGAGTTCCTATTAAAAATAGAGTTATACCTATAAAAAATATTCCAAAAGATTTTTTAACAGTAGTTTCGCTTATCCTTCTTTGATAAACCTCTATATCTTGTTTTTGAAATATAAATGATTTAACTGTTAACACTAATGTAGCTATTGTAGTTGTCTTTATTCCTCCACCTGTAGATGCTGGAGATGCTCCTATAAACATTAATATCATCATTAAAAATATACTACACTCTCTCATAAGCCCTAAATCTATTGTATTAAATCCAGCTGTTCTAAGTGTAACTGATTGGAAGAACGATGCTAATATTTTGCCTCCAAAACTTAAATTTCCTAAAGTTTCTGGATTATTAAACTCTAGTGCAAATATAAATACCATTCCAAATAATATTAAAGTAACAGTACTAAAAATTACTATCTTTGAATGTAAGTTTAATTTAGATAGCTTTTTATTTTTTATAACATCTAAGATAACAGGATATCCTATTCCACCTAATATAATTAACAATGATATTGTAATCGATATAGTGAAATTATTTACATAAGATGTAAGTGATGAAAACGGACCACTAACAACTCCCATTAAGTCAAATCCTGCATTACAAAATGCTGATATAGCATGAAATATACTATACCAAATACCTTTTAAGATTCCAAACTGTGGTATAAACACAGTTGATAATAATAATGCTCCTGTTCCCTCTATTAAAAAAGTTGTAAGTAATATGTACCTTGTTAATTTAACTAATCCAGATAAGTCTATTTGATTTAAAGATTCTTGTATTAAAAGCCTTTCTCTTAAATTTATTCTTTTCTTGATTATTAAAGCAAACAATGTTGTCACAGTCATAAAACCTAATCCACCAATTTGTATTAAGGTTATAATTATTAGTTGTCCAAAAAAGCTCCAATACGTAGCCGTGTCTACTGCAACTAAACCTGTGACACAAACTGCTGAAGTTGATGTAAATAATGAATCTAAAAAACCTATACTTTCTCCATTTTGAGTAGATATTGGCATACTCAATAAAATTGCTCCTACTAATATTATAATAGCATATCCTATTACCATTATTTGAGTAGGTTTCATTTTATTTATAACATCAGAAATTTTCCTAATAATTTTTTTCACTATTTTATACCCTCCTTTGTTTTTTGGGATTAATTTCAAAATAGTTAATAATTATTATTTTATTATATTCCAAAACNNNNNNNNNNNNNNNNNNNNNNNNNNNNNNNNNATATAATTATATTATATATATTTATAAGTATTTTTATTTATTAATCTTTTAAAATATATATAAATAAAAAAAGCTCTTGAATTTTATATTCAAAAGCTTTTTTATTTATAATTAAGCTAATTTAGATTTTGCAAGTTCTACTAATTTAGCAAATCCTTCTGCATCTTGTATAGCCATTTCAGCTAACATTTTTCTGTTAACTTCAACACCAGCTAATTTTAATCCGTTCATGAATCTTGAGTAAGATAATCCATGAGCTCTTGTTCCAGCGTTTATTCTTTGTATCCAAAGTTTTCTGAAGTCTCTCTTCTTTAACTTTCTTCCTATATAAGCGTTCTTTAACGCCTTCATTACAAATGTATTTGCTGGTCTATATAATTTGCTTCTTGATCCTATAAATCCTTTTGCAAGTTTTAATACTTTCTTATGCTTCTTACGAGCGTTCATAGCTTTTTTAACTCTTGCCATCGTTATGACCTCCTTCGTCTTCCTCTGTTATTATTGTTTATCTATTATTTTTCCGATTTTTAGTATGGTAATAATTGTGCTATTCTTCTAGCATCTCCTGCTGTAACTATTCCAGACTTTCTTAATTGCATTTTAGTTTTAGCATCTTTCTTAGTTAATATGTGTCTTCTGAAAGCTTTAGCTCTCTTTAATTTTCCAGTTCCAGTCTTTTTGAATCTTTTAGCAGCACCTCTATGAGTTTTCATTTTAGGCATGTTAATTTCCTCCTCTCAGTTAATCATTTATTTCTTTGGATCTATCATTACAACCATGTTATTCCCCTCAAATGCTGGGGCTTTAGTTGGTTCACCAAACTCTTTTACTATATCTATAAACTTAAGCATTACTTCTTTACCAATGTCTTTATGTCCTAATTCTCTTCCTCTAAATCTAAGTTCAACCTTTACTTTGTCTCCTTTTTTAAGGAACTTTATAGCTTGGTTAGCTTTAGTATTTAAGTCATTAGCTTCTATACCTGGTCTTAATCTAACTTCTTTTATGTTTACTACTTTTTGCTTTTTCTTAGATTCTTTTTCTTTTCTAGATTGTTCATACTTGTACTTACCGTAGTCCATTATTTTACATACTGGCGGATTAGCATTAGGTGATATCATTACTAAATCTAGATTTTTGCTATTAGCTATTGTTTGAGCTTCTTTAGAAGACATTAGTCCAAGTTGCTCTCCATTATCTGAGATAACTCTTATTTCTTTATCTCTTATTTCTTCATTGATTGCTAGTTCCTTACTAATGGTAGGACACCTCCAAATTTTTTATAAAAATAAAAGCGAATGATTTAAATCATCCGCATATAAGTTAACACATTTAAACGAGCTTTATACATTATTAATATTATAAAAACTCAACTTATATTAACACTCACAACTTAAATCGTAAGGTGAGAAGCGGACTTCTTCTTGTTTTTTATTATTGTTTATTACTTTATTTACTATATCATGCATTAATTATTTTTTCAAGTACTTTTTATAAATTTTATTTAAAATATTTTATTTAAGTAATTATTATATACGAATATTCTGGTTATACTTAAAAATRTTAGTATATAATTACTAAAAAGT
Coding sequences within it:
- the rpmI gene encoding 50S ribosomal protein L35 — encoded protein: MPKMKTHRGAAKRFKKTGTGKLKRAKAFRRHILTKKDAKTKMQLRKSGIVTAGDARRIAQLLPY
- a CDS encoding TrmH family RNA methyltransferase, translating into MSMMITAKDNDKVKYTKSLLKSKNRSKESKFIIEGYRILTLAIECKAKLDYVFINEDFEKKQEHKDFLDILKSKDIRVYKTTNKIFEDLTDTENTQGIIGVVKFKQRSLEENLTDDNRFVLILDRIQDPGNMGTIIRTADAAGVDAIIALKGCVDIYNPKVIRSTMGSIFDMNVIHATQEEAIRILKLKNFDIVSSYLDTNNYYNTVEYNYKTALVIGNEANGINDELVSKSDVLVKIPIYGKAESLNAAISSAILMYEIKKYLV
- the infC gene encoding translation initiation factor IF-3; the encoded protein is MWRCPTISKELAINEEIRDKEIRVISDNGEQLGLMSSKEAQTIANSKNLDLVMISPNANPPVCKIMDYGKYKYEQSRKEKESKKKQKVVNIKEVRLRPGIEANDLNTKANQAIKFLKKGDKVKVELRFRGRELGHKDIGKEVMLKFIDIVKEFGEPTKAPAFEGNNMVVMIDPKK
- the rplT gene encoding 50S ribosomal protein L20; the protein is MARVKKAMNARKKHKKVLKLAKGFIGSRSKLYRPANTFVMKALKNAYIGRKLKKRDFRKLWIQRINAGTRAHGLSYSRFMNGLKLAGVEVNRKMLAEMAIQDAEGFAKLVELAKSKLA
- a CDS encoding TrkH family potassium uptake protein; the encoded protein is MKKIIRKISDVINKMKPTQIMVIGYAIIILVGAILLSMPISTQNGESIGFLDSLFTSTSAVCVTGLVAVDTATYWSFFGQLIIITLIQIGGLGFMTVTTLFALIIKKRINLRERLLIQESLNQIDLSGLVKLTRYILLTTFLIEGTGALLLSTVFIPQFGILKGIWYSIFHAISAFCNAGFDLMGVVSGPFSSLTSYVNNFTISITISLLIILGGIGYPVILDVIKNKKLSKLNLHSKIVIFSTVTLILFGMVFIFALEFNNPETLGNLSFGGKILASFFQSVTLRTAGFNTIDLGLMRECSIFLMMILMFIGASPASTGGGIKTTTIATLVLTVKSFIFQKQDIEVYQRRISETTVKKSFGIFFIGITLFLIGTLIISITDPDFSILEVGFEVVSAIATVGLSIGGSPNLSVLGKIFIIMFMFIGRVGSLTIFMALTSKGIKKNPPIRYPEGKIIVG
- the pheT gene encoding phenylalanine--tRNA ligase subunit beta: MLVPLKWLRDYVDIDVDTQEFADMMTMTGSKVEKVDYFGKETNGVEVCKILEIEQHPDADRLKVTKVEVANGEILQIVTNATNIKVGDYVPVARIGAVLPGDFKIKKGKLRGVLSEGMFCGAEELTIPSAFVEEHKKDGIYILDHQDSFELGTDVREVLGINDALIEFEITSNRPDCRSIIGIAREAAVTLGKELKYPEIKVNGSDEEMQFEIDIQTDLCKRYCGKVVKDVKVGPSPYWMQRKLIEAGMRPISNIVDITNYVMLELGQPLHAFDLDDIKYNKMTVKMAEEGEKFTTLDGVERTLTSDMLVIGNQDKTLDLAGIMGGENSEIKDTTTSILIEGASFAKENIRATSKKLGLRTEASSRFEKGIDINLAEVAVNRACQLIEELGCGRVLNGMLDHYPQKEEVQKVTVNPVRINKLLGVNVPMDQFINILESLEFKCNLVSSEVLELEVPTFRLDITEDADILEEIARIYGYDNIPAADLEGNATAGVKTDKQKFIDSVKANSIACGLNEILTYSFVSPRGVDKINLACDDEKRNFVKIINPLGEETSVMRTTLIPNMLDVISTNISHKVEEVSAFECGNTFTPQEGLPVETKKYCVGMYGKEVDFFVLKGVVESVLNNAGLKGYEIEPETTNLTFHPGRCAKIVYNNIYIGTFGELHPDVIENYNLGQRVYVAEINIDTVFENLTLTKSYNPLPKYPSTSRDIALIVKDEVFVKQIEDIIKANGQDLVESYKLFDVYKGSQIEEGYKSIAYSITYRSKDKTLTDEDVAKVHDKILSELSEKLNANLRSN
- the pheS gene encoding phenylalanine--tRNA ligase subunit alpha, with the translated sequence MQEKLLNLQEAALNEIKDTSSIEAVESLRVKYLGKKGEITAILKEMGKLSAEERPVIGQVANKVRESIEGSISSKKEELKSIEKQRKLAEEVIDVTMPAKAVKVGKKHPISQIIDEVSEIFMGMGFSIGEGPEVETVENNFDALNAPIDHPSRDMSDTFYINSELLLRTQTSPVQVRTMKGQELPIKIIAPGRCFRFDAPDATHSPMFHQIEGLVVGKDVTMAQLKGTLDMFVKKLFGENTKTKFRPHNFPFTEPSAEVDVTCFKCQGAGCPMCKQEGWIEILGAGMVHPNVLRNCGIDPEVYSGFAFGMGVDRITMLKYEIDDIRLLFENDMRFLDQF
- a CDS encoding potassium channel family protein, with the protein product MKQYIVIGCGRFGSSVATTMHLLGHQVMAIDKSEEIVQNIVDKVTHAAIVDVTDELALRSIGLGNFDVAIIAIGSDIRASIMATLIAKEMGVSQIVCKAKDELQAKVLYKIGADRVVFPERDMGVRVAHNLVSDNILDHIELDPEYSIVETVTPKSWVGKTLIELDLRAKYEISILAIKNGKSINVTPHPTEQLKEGSILVLIGQSSNISSITSENKDIIRRK